DNA from Sphingomonas psychrotolerans:
GGCAAGGCGTCGCCGAGGCACTGGTCCGCGCGAGCCTGACCCAGCTTGCCGATGCCGGCGCGATGCTCGTCTTCGTGCTCGGCGACCCTGCTTATTATGAACGTTTCGGCTTTTCGGCCGATTGGGCGCGCGGATTTGCCTCGCCTTATGTGGGGGACTATCTGATGGCGCTGCCGCTCCAGGGCGGCGCCATGCCGTGCGGCGAGCGCGGAGCGGCGACGCACGCAAAGGCGTTCGCACAGCTGGGCGGGGAAATTTGAGCTTCAACACTTTCGGACGCGTCTTCCGCTTCACCACCTGGGGCGAGAGCCATGGGCCTGCGCTGGGCGCGGTGGTCGATGGCTGCCCGCCGGGGCTGGAACTGTCCGAGGCCGATATCCAGCCCTTTCTCGACAAGCGTCGCCCCGGCCAGTCGCGCTTTACCACACAGCGGCAGGAGCCCGATCAGGTCCGTATCCTCTCGGGCGTGTTCGAGGGCCGCACCACCGGCACCCCGATCAGCCTGATGATCGAGAATGTCGACCAGCGCTCTAAGGACTATAGCGAGGTCGCGCAGGCGTATCGGCCCGGACATGCCGATTACGCCTACGATCAGAAATACGGCTTCCGCGACTTTCGCGGCGGGGGGCGCTCCTCGGCGCGCGAGACCGCGGCGCGGGTCGCCGCGGGTGCGGTAGCGCGGCTCGCCCTCCCGGAAGTGAAGATCCGTGCCTGGGTCGAGGCGATCGGCGGCGACGCGATCGATCCGGCCAATTTCGACGCGGCCGAGATCGACAACAATCCCTTCTTCTGCCCCGACGCCGCCGCCGCGGCGCGTTGGGAGAAGATTGTCGACGATGCGCGCAAGGCCGGCTCGTCGCTAGGCGCGGTGGTCGCCTGCGAGGCGACCGGCGTGCCGCCTGGCTGGGGGCACCGCTCTACGCCAAGCTCGACAGCGAGCTCGCCGCGGCGTGCATGTCCATCAACGCCGTCAAGGGCATCGAGATCGGCGACGGCTTCGCCGCAGCGACGCTCACAGGCGAGCAGAATGCCGATGCGATGCGGCCCGGCAATGACGGCGTGCATTTCCTCGCCAATCATGCCGGCGGCATCGCCGGCGGAATCTCCACCGGCCAGCCGGTGCTGGTGCGTGTCGCGTTCAAGCCGACCAGCTCGATCCTCACCCCGGTGGAAACCATCACCCGCGAAGGCACGGCGACCGAAATCCGTACCAAAGGCCGGCACGACCCCTGCGTCGGCATCCGCGGCGCACCGGTGGTCGAGGCGATGGTGGCCCTGGTGCTGGCCGATCAGAAGCTGTTGCACCGGGCGCAGTGCGGCTGATCCCGTACTAAAGTCAGCTCGCGGTCGATCGGTTTCGTTGCAGCGGCGAAGCGACCTCGCCGCGCGCAACCTTGCGCGCGCCGAGGCCGTTCACGTCCTGCCATTTCGGTTAAAATGCAGGAGTATTAAACATGCGTAAGCTCACCTTGTTCCTCGCCGGTGCCATGCTGCTTCCGACCGTTGCGATCGCGCAATCGACGCCGCAGTCGAGCGATCCGAGCACCAGCCAGGATCATCAGAAGCACGAGAAGGACAAGAAAAGCGGCGACGATGCGAGCGCCGACACCACTGCACCGACGCCCGACAGCGGCACGACCGGCAGCGGCACGACCGAGCCGGCGCCCGATGCCTCGGCTCCCACGACCGATCCGAGCGCCGATACCACAACGCCCACGACGGCGCCGGACGCTCCTGCTCCGACGCCGCAGCGCTAACGAACGGCGAGGCCCCGGCGGCAGCGCCGCCGGGGCTCAATCCGCGAAGGGATCGCGGACGAGAATGGTGTCTTCACGCTCCGGGCTGGTCGAAACCAGCGCTACCGGGCACTGGATAAGCTCTTCGACGCGCCGGATGTACTTGATCGCCGCAGCCGGCAGATCCGCCCAGCTGCGTGCCCCCGCGGTCGATTCGTGCCAGCCGGGCACGGTCTCATAGACCGCTTCTATCGCCACCTGGTCGGCTGCGTTGGCCGGATAATAATCGAGCGTCTCGCCGCGCAGCTTGTAGCCCGTGCACACCTGGATTTCGTCAAAGCCGTCGAGCACGTCGAGCTTGGTGAGCGCGATGCCGGTGATGCCCGATACCGCCACCGATTGCCTAAGCAGCACCGCGTCCAGCCAGCCGCAGCGCCGCTTGCGTCCCGTGACCGTGCCGAACTCGCGCCCGCGCGTGCCGAGCCGCTCGCCCACTTCATTGTCCTGCTCGCTCGGAAAGGGTCCCGAACCGACCCGCGTCGTATAGGCCTTGGCGATCCCCAGCACGAAACCCACTGCGCTCGGCCCGAGGCCCGAACCGGCCGCGGCGGTGCCGGCGACGGTGTTGGAGGAAGTGACGAACGGATAGGTGCCGTGATCGATGTCGAGCAGCACGCCCTGCGCGCCTTCGAACAGGATGCGGCGGCCGCGGCTGCGCGCCTCGTTGAGCATCCGCCATACCGGCTCGGCGAAAGGCAGGACGAAACCGGCGATTTCGCGCAGTTCCTCCACCAGCCCGGCGCGGTCGATCGGCGGCTCGCCGAAGCCGGCGCGCAGCGCGTCGTGGTGCGCGGCGAGGCGATCGAGCTGCGGACCGAGTTCGTCAAGATGCGCGAGGTCGCAGACGCGGATCGCGCGGCGGCCGACCTTGTCCTCATAAGCCGGGCCGATACCGCGGCGCGTAGTGCCGATCTTGCCGGCGCCGCTGGCATCCTCGCGCAGCGCGTCGA
Protein-coding regions in this window:
- a CDS encoding adenylosuccinate synthase, translating into MANVAVIGAQWGDEGKGKIVDWLAERADVVVRFQGGHNAGHTLVVGENVYKLSLLPSGIVRGTPSVIGNGVVLDPWALKAEVEKLRGQGIDITPDTLKIADTCPLILPFHRDLDALREDASGAGKIGTTRRGIGPAYEDKVGRRAIRVCDLAHLDELGPQLDRLAAHHDALRAGFGEPPIDRAGLVEELREIAGFVLPFAEPVWRMLNEARSRGRRILFEGAQGVLLDIDHGTYPFVTSSNTVAGTAAAGSGLGPSAVGFVLGIAKAYTTRVGSGPFPSEQDNEVGERLGTRGREFGTVTGRKRRCGWLDAVLLRQSVAVSGITGIALTKLDVLDGFDEIQVCTGYKLRGETLDYYPANAADQVAIEAVYETVPGWHESTAGARSWADLPAAAIKYIRRVEELIQCPVALVSTSPEREDTILVRDPFAD